The proteins below come from a single Panicum hallii strain FIL2 chromosome 7, PHallii_v3.1, whole genome shotgun sequence genomic window:
- the LOC112900032 gene encoding glyoxylate/hydroxypyruvate reductase HPR3-like produces MASPAASGEAEAPVLPALLLFRRRLDAAFHAALRRRYRLLDFFASGEPLPAFLAGAAASPDPPRAAVVVGGGAVRVDAAFLDAIPSLGFVFSTGAGVDHIDLHECARRGVAVANSGTVYSTDVADHAVGMLIDVLRRVSAAERFVRSGLWPVQGDYPLGNKLGGKRVGIIGLGNIGSLIAKRLQAFGCVIYYNSRRPRDSVPYKYFLNVHDLASESDVLVVACALNKDTRHIVNKDVLEALGKDGIIINIGRGANVDEMELVRALKEGRIAGAGLDVFENEPKVPAEFFSMDNVVMTHHVAVFTSESRSDLRDTTIGNLEAFFSGKPLLTPVLPW; encoded by the exons ATGGCGTCCCCCGCGGCGTCCGGCGAGGCCGAGGCCCCCGTCCTCCCAGCCCTCCTcctcttccgccgccgcctggacGCGGCCTTCCACGCCGCGCTGCGCCGGCGCTAccgcctcctcgacttcttcgcgtCGGGCGAGCCCCTCCCGGCTTTCCTCGCTGGCGCTGCGGCCTCGCCGgacccgccccgcgccgcggtCGTCGTGGGAGGCGGCGCCGTCCGCGTGGACGCCGCGTTCCTCGACGCCATCCCGTCCCTCGGGTTCGTCTTCAGCACCGGCGCGGGCGTCGACCACATCGACCTCCACGAGTGCGCGCGACGCGGCGTCGCCGTCGCCAACTCCGGCACGGTCTACTCCACCGACGTCGCCGATCACGCCGTCGGCATGCTCATCGACGTGCTAAGGCGCGTCTCGGCGGCCGAGCGGTTCGTCCGCAGCGGCCTCTGGCCAGTGCAGGGGGACTACCCCCTCGGCAACAAG CTCGGCGGCAAGCGTGTTGGCATCATCGGCTTGGGGAACATCGGTTCACTGATCGCAAAGAGGCTTCAAGCTTTTGGCTGCGTCATCTATTACAACTCCAGAAGACCGAGGGATTCAGTCCCCTACAAATACTTCCTTAACGTTCATGATCTTGCTTCTGAATCAGATGTGCTTGTTGTCGCATGCGCATTGAACAAGGACACACGGCACATTGTCAACAAGGATGTTCTAGAGGCCCTGGGAAAGGATGGGATCATCATAAACATCGGTCGAGGAGCAAACGTCGACGAGATGGAGTTGGTTCGGGCGCTGAAGGAGGGAAGGATCGCAGGAGCTGGTCTTGATGTCTTTGAGAATGAGCCCAAGGTGCCAGCAGAGTTCTTCTCCATGGACAATGTGGTAATGACGCATCATGTTGCGGTTTTCACATCAGAGTCCAGGTCAGACCTGCGCGACACCACGATCGGTAACCTTGAAGCCTTCTTCTCCGGGAAGCCATTGCTTACGCCGGTGCTTCCCTGGTAA
- the LOC112901104 gene encoding uncharacterized protein LOC112901104, with product MPPTMSGAPDSPRDGILLLLPAPDAAGEKAHRAASQPGGARGKKPAAGLVRVWSEADEVRILEGLAAYAAAHGAPPGRSQLHAALEGRGLDKAVFTVTEIYEKVRRLRTKYCNLRAAGGPPVPEGGADDGDEVRRYKLSTAIWGDQPANVAKKGRSTSADAMPLKAGGASTRVRRGFEELQGLFPSLASEVEKITKDETLVPVLKRAFELIDDQKAGELNAKVKKQKVREVKTRMNQDALRVEVLKMLIRSMD from the coding sequence ATGCCTCCGACGATGAGCGGCGCCCCGGACTCTCCGCGCGACGGcattctcctcctcctcccggccCCGGATGCCGCCGGGGAGAAGGCGCACAGGGCGGCGTCCCAGCCAGGGGGCGCCCGCGGCAAGAAGCCGGCGGCCGGGCTCGTGCGGGTGTGGTCGGAGGCGGATGAGGTCCGCATCCTCGAGGGCCTCGCCGCGTACGCCGCGGCCCACGGCGCGCCGCCGGGCCGGTCCCAGCTCCACGCCGCGCTCGAGGGCCGCGGCCTGGACAAGGCCGTGTTCACCGTCACGGAGATCTACGAGAAGGTGCGGCGGCTCCGGACCAAGTACTGCAACCTGCGCGCCGCCGGGGGTCCGCCCGTGCCAGAAGGCGGCGCTGATGACGGCGATGAGGTGCGCAGATACAAGCTCTCGACGGCGATTTGGGGCGACCAGCCGGCCAATGTCGCCAAGAAAGGGCGCAGCACCAGCGCCGATGCAATGCCGCTCAAAGCAGGCGGCGCCAGCACACGCGTGCGCAGGGGGTTCGAGGAGCTGCAGGGCCTGTTCCCCAGCCTTGCCAGTGAAGTTGAGAAGATCACCAAGGACGAGACTCTGGTTCCAGTGCTGAAGAGGGCCTTTGAACTTATCGATGACCAAAAAGCAGGTGAATTGAATGCCAAAGTGAAGAAACAGAAGGTTAGGGAGGTGAAGACGAGGATGAACCAAGACGCCCTGAGGGTTGAGGTACTTAAAATGCTTATCAGATCCATGGACTGA